A window of the Equus asinus isolate D_3611 breed Donkey chromosome 20, EquAss-T2T_v2, whole genome shotgun sequence genome harbors these coding sequences:
- the LOC106831712 gene encoding olfactory receptor 51D1, with amino-acid sequence MMFLLFPFIDSGLGMQKPQLLVPVMATPNGTLIHPAYFLLVGIPGLGPNIHFWLAFPLCFMYALATLGNLAIVLIIRVERRLHEPMYLFLAMLSTIDLVLSSVTMPKMASLFLTGIQEIEFNVCLAQMFLIHALSAMESAVLLAMAFDRFVAICHPLRHASVLTGPTVAKIGLAALTRGFVFFFPLPFILKRLSYCQTHTVTHSFCLHQDIMKLSCTDTTVNVVYGLFVILSVMGVDSLFIGFSYVLILRAVLELSSRGTSLKAFNTCISHLCAVLVFYVPLIGLSVVHRLGGPTSLLHVIMANIYLLLPPVVNPLVYGAKTKEIRSWVLNMFLQDGR; translated from the coding sequence ATGatgtttctcctcttccctttcatAGACTCTGGACTTGGGATGCAGAAGCCTCAGCTCTTGGTTCCTGTCATGGCCACTCCAAATGGAACTCTGATCCACCCAGCATACTTCCTGCTGGTGGGCATCCCTGGCCTGGGGCCTAATATACACTTTTGGCtggcttttcccctgtgttttatGTATGCCTTGGCCACCCTGGGCAACCTGGCCATTGTCCTCATCATCCGTGTGGAAAGGCGGCTGCATGAGCCCATGTACCTCTTCCTGGCCATGCTTTCCACCATTGACCTAGTCCTCTCCTCAGTCACCATGCCCAAGATGGCCAGCCTCTTCCTGACTGGCATCCAGGAGATTGAGTTCAACGTTTGCCTGGCCCAGATGTTCCTTATCCATGCTCTGTCAGCCATGGAGTCAGCTGTCTTGCTGGCCATGGCTTTTGACCGCTTTGTGGCCATCTGCCACCCATTGCGGCATGCTTCTGTGCTCACAGGGCCTACTGTTGCCAAGATCGGACTAGCTGCCTTGACCAGGggatttgtattctttttcccACTGCCCTTCATCCTGAAGCGATTGTCATACTGCCAAACACATACTGTCACACACTCCTTCTGTCTGCACCAAGACATTATGAAGCTATCGTGTACTGACACCACAGTCAATGTAGTATATGGACTTTTCGTAATCCTTTCAGTCATGGGTGTCGACTCTCTCTTCATTGGCTTCTCCTACGTCCTCATCCTGAGGGCCGTGTTGGAGCTATCTTCTCGGGGGACATCACTCAAGGCTTTCAATACTTGCATCTCCCATCTCTGTGCTGTGCTGGTCTTCTATGTACCCCTCATCGGGCTCTCAGTGGTCCACAGGCTGGGTGGCCCTACCTCCTTGCTCCATGTGATTATGGCTAATATCTATCTATTGCTACCACCTGTGGTTAACCCTCTTGTCTACGGAGCCAAGACCAAGGAGATCCGTTCATGGGTCCTCAATATGTTCTTACAAGATGGCAGATGA